CGCAAGAAAAGAAGGGagagttacaaaaaaaaaaaaaaaaaaaatctattttgttTCTAAACAGAGAAGATTAAGAATTTAACTCATTGCAAAtgataataaatgcatatttatagTCTTTCAGTCACTTGatgctttttaacatttaatttaggcAGGGCAAAAATGCCAACTATTTCATAATTCAACATCATAAAAGTGCCTCACCTTTGTGAATCAGCCGCCAGCCACTCAACTGCCACCAACGGTGCAAAAAAAGAGCCCAACTATCGCCTCAGGAGAAGAGCAGTACAGCACATTTCCGAGTCAGCCAAACTTACTGTGAATCTTATAGGAGCAGGTTTCGTCAGAGGGTAGATGAACGTCAGAGAGATGTGAATGGGGGCTATTTATGAATAAAGATGTCAGATCGTGCAAATGAGCCGCGCGTCACTGGAGGTTATCAAGTCAACTGAAAATCGCTAGACGGGGGGAAACAGCTGTAAATCAAGAGTAGTGAAATGTATCGGCTCCATTCATGTTTTTCTTGACTGATATTTTATGGCAGCCTGTATGAGTATAAGCAGCGGTGGAGCAGCAAGTGCAGGCGCTGTCCAGAGTGCTGAGGACACAACCAGACCCCGCTCCAGCCTCACAAAAGCGCTCCAAACTCAAGTGTGTTGTGAAAAGAGTCAGAAGCTGATGTACAGCCTAGCCAAACTGAACAGCCCTgacattaaataatgtttaaagaACAAGACAGTAATCCAACGAAACAGTTTTACGCatgttctttctttgttttaaactATTGTacctttgtttattttctttctagAGTTTGGAAGGCTTAGGGTCTTAATAACAAATAACCAATACATTTAATTGATGAATTCAAATAGCCTATTGAGAAACACAGTTGTAGGAGTGCTGTTTTCATGGATTCTAAATTCGCACAGAATTGAATTCTTGACATTCTGCCACCCAGTGGTTTAGATTTGAAGCTGTTGGACGCTTTCCCTGCGGCTTAAGTGTATGCTAATGTTAGCTAGCTACATGTTAATcgttatttattcaatgacaaataaagaagaaaaaaaaaagagaaagaaatagaATTATAAATAGAATATAAACTCAGGAGACTTCAAAATCATCATGTCGTAGGCCTACACCTCAGGTTGGACATTGGATTTAACGCGGATGAAAACGAGGCTGTGCTTGATAGACTTACAGACTTTGGAATGTTAAGGTTCTAGTAGAACAAGTAATTTAACATCTAACAACTTTCAAAActggactttctttctttcttcttttctttaagaCATTTATTCAAACTTAAACAAGTTGCATTAATGCACACTGTTAGCCTATTTCTATCACTCGCAACTTTGTTGATAcctgtcaaaaattaaatatggcgcAACCCTACAGTCTATAAgacttttaataaaattcaCTTGGTATCCAGTTTGGTCATGGGAGCTTTTTATAGACACTGAACATTACAGCCTATTGCCGAGCTTCCCGCCTGAATCTGCAGAATGTGCAACTTTTTGGCCGCTAATTGCTTCTCTTTAAGTTTGACAGTTCTGCGTTTATTTATGCGCGGAGGTGTATAAACAGGCTATTCTGATATGTAACTAATTTCCTTAAAAATAAGATTCTGTTATCTTCCTTAAAAGAAGGAATGCAACTCTCCAAACGAACCAATTTAATGGAAGCCAGATATCTTCTAGCTATACTCAGACAAGTCGACTAAATTAACTGGTAACATTTTGACAGCCTGCCGAGTGAGTCCCAATTATAAGCAGACGGGATCGAGCATGTTCCTGTACAGATGTTGCAGATCTTTGTAGTTTAGAAAAGGCTTGGTCAAGATCCCTCAACAGTTTTCAACAGCAAATGTGTCTTTTTCTGGCACAGGTTCTAAAAACTAATTGACCTGGCATTTCGAGAAAAGTTATCTGTCCGTTTAAAAACAGTAGGAGAATAAAGATTGTCAAAAAAGTCCTATAGCAGAATGAGgtattttacttgttttttctctttcatATGTTTATCTGGAATCACTTGAAATAAAGTGTCGTATCCTGATGTTTTCTTCTAGATCCCTCGGTGCATGGAAACAGTCACggtgcgcagattttgctcagcTAATGAGCACACTTCACATCTGTTTCGTGTTCTTTGAAGTGTGTCACTGAGAGATGAACATGCACTTTTTTCCATGGACAAATTAACAGCAGATTTGATAAAACtgttagcaataataataacaaagagcaaaacaaaatatattcgATTTAAAACCGTGTATTTAGGCTACACCTACAACGACCTATTAACTAGCCTAATAGCGTATGCCTATTCGGGTGATACATTggtgaagaaaacaaaataaacaatcatgtcaaagaaaaataattttagaaagATATTGTAatgtgtaggctacatttcaTCTTCTGTTTAACTACCTGTTGTCGGTCTTTCAATGGTGAATTACAGAATAGAGTGTTCCTGCCATCTAGCGGCAGAAGGGAGAACTAACCAGCGGCCCTTCTTGTACGCGGTGACTGCTTGTGAACGTTTGGTATATTTCAGTTGTCTTGTATAATACGGCCACCGTGCATTAAAAAGCTCGACGCAAAATAAACTATACTTAAGTTCAGGGGAGCagcgaagaaaaaaaaaaactttcttcgCTATTTACAAAGGGAGATGGAAAGTGGCAAGCAGTGGGCACTTCAGAAGCTACAGGGTCCCGCATCAGCGTCACCACGTCTGTTACGCATGGCTAAACGAGACGATCCGACACTGCGCACGGAGCTCAGAGTCTCCTCTGTGTTTTATATCTGCTGTCACTATATCTGCACAGTATGTCTCTAGTGCTGCCGCTTCACTGGCACCAGACGGGAGACGGAAAAACAGCATATTTTGCATTTGCTGTTAGATTAAAGGGACAGCCCAtgaattaaaattctgtcatcaattccTTACCCTTAAAGCggtccaaacctgcatgattctgtgaaacacaaaagaggaTAATTTGAAGGTTAACTATGAATTTCACGGCATGGCAGGAGGAAAACTGTGAGATTTATCTTAATATCTTCTTTCAAAGAAAGCAGGTCCGGAATGATACAATTAATTTGGGTGAAAATTAATCACTTTATCCTTTTAATGCTATTAAATTAACCATAGAATTGGCTGCTTTGCAGCTATGGTGTTTGAGATGAGTCTGGGTGAATGCATTTGTAAATAACATTACTTTGCTATAGGAAGATTCTCTCCtccaatcagaaaaaaaaaattaacctgGATCTAACAAACGTATTAAGCAAAAAGCAACAGTGCTGCATTCCGTTTAGAGGTATTTTACAAGTATAATAGCAGATACCAGATCAATTCTGCCACAAAAGCTGCTTACACTACAACATATTGATAAACAGGCCAACAGCACTGGGAATTTTCTGTGTTTATAGTGTAtcacacaataaatatactgtcagtGTGTAGTGGTAAGGATTCTTCAAAGACCATTTCTGCAGGTCACATGGTTACATCAGTAGGTGGTGATAAGTATTCGTGCTAGGAGCAAATTATTGAATCATtcctttagatgtttttttcagaaaaaaaaacacgcgTCATGCAGCATAAATCCtgctttggttttgttttttaactgaCTTCTATGATGGAGAAAAATAATCAAAGCAATTGCCAATACTGGGTCTAAAATGTAAGGTACTCTTTCGGTATACTGAACTagcaatatcacactcgtaTTTGTGCAGTTGTTGTAATGATAATGCTTAAATCATGACATATAATTAAATGAGACGAAGCTCCAGCTGACGTCTCCAATGACAGCATAGTGCAGTCTTGGCACCACTAAGTATTTCAGTTGCCGGAAAAGACATAAAAGGAGTGTGATTCCATAAAAACGGCAGATGGCACTATGATTAGATGAGATTCTGCCATTTTCAGTAGCCTATATGACCGTGCTGATGTTGTGGTCTTAATGAGCAAGTGCATTGGATTTTCAACAACTATAATCACGGCCATGGTTCAACCACCCCCATAACAGCTGTCCTTCACACAGTTCAGACTCAAAGAGCTCTGGCCACACTGATTATTCAAAGAGAAAGAAGGATGAAGCTGTGTGCCACATTTTGGCATTGACTAGTCAGTtgattattgaaaataaataaataaataaatacagagagAGACATATCCTGCATAGAGATAACCTTCATACACAGACTAAGCCCCAAATTTTGTTTATTCTTTAAACATTCTATTACAAGATCccttattaatgaataaaacagcaaaatgttttgtttagaaaatatgttaatatgtgAAAATGTACTTTGTCTAGACAAAACACGAGACAAAAATGCAGCAACATTTCCTTTACATatgcttttaaaacaaaatgtttatgaaaaataaataactccAGAACAAAGAGGAACGTTTCCTTTGTGACCGTTTGAGGTGTCATAATTTCTCATTATCATACTGTTCAGAGGCAACATGCATACAATGCATGGAAAAGTAAATCATAGcaaaatagtgactaaacagcACTACTGTATATCACTACAGTAACAAGCTTTGACCAATTTTACATTCCAAAGCAATGGAATAAACACTGACCGGGAATGTTTTCTATCTATTCAAAAACATAGCTAAGATATTAAATATTAGCCATTGTGCTCTGCTGTCTGAGAAACCTGTTACAGTGAGTTTCTCAACAGAACTACTTTACAGCATTGGCAGCCAAGAAGTGTAGTGTAATTCATCAAGAGAGAAGTGTAGTGTATGTATTCATCAAGACAGAAGGTGCAATGATCAAATACTAGATGCACTGTCACAGACAAATTTACACCTGATATTAGCATAATAGCTCAGGTGATCAACAGTGGTGAAATGTTTTTGATCTTACTCATCTTATACTTCCTGGATAACAGGGAATCTGTCAATCAATTATTGGGCTAATAGGTTAAACTTCACTAGTTAGGTGTagctttaaaagaaaacaactgTCAGAATAACGTTTAACAATAAAAGTCTCGACTGACCACTTGTGATCAGATCAACTGAGACAGATGTTCATATACCTAGTGCAAACAGGGCCATAATCAAAGCCAAATTATTACACTACCAACCTAATTGATTTTAACATCAGCACAAAAGGTGAAGATCTGTTTTGTCTGGCTCCGCCATTGCAGCTGGTGACCTTGACTGTTTATATCTCAGGAGGGTTTTACGTTTTCATTGCTCTGATTTGATCTGTTAACGGGAGGGAAAAACAGAACAaggatttatacattttttatagattttgatacattttcagATAAAGATGAGATCTTAAATGGTTGCGTTAACTGAACCAAACTAAAATACTGGGTAGAGGAAAACAGATGTCTGTGGACTTCATTTAATTGTTACTGACTTACTCAAATGCACCTCAAACAAAAAGAAGGAAAGGGGGTCTGAAATAGTTTTGGGCTGTATCTAATCTTTTGAGATACCATCATAATATTATTTGCCTTTGAATTTTTTCAATAAGGccgaaatgaaatgtaaattgGTGCAAGAATAAATACAGCCCAAATATGAGTTCTAacagttaaagttaaatttAACTGTACAATTAACCAAGGATCTGAAGACATCTGGGAACTTAAACTTCAGTACTTACTGTGCAATTTGTTCTATGagtgaaataaaacacaagaatataaaatgcattgaacattttaaacagtttatatagtatatacatttttttggcacccttattaaaaagcatttcaGCTCATCTCTGTAGAGACTAACAATTCAAAGACAAACAGGAAATTAGATGCACAAAACATGGAATAGGTGTATTTACCTTGCAGCCAGTCTACACCCTCCTGAAGACCTTCGCCTTTCACTGCATCACTTGCACTgtaatttatgtaatatatgaatTTAATATGCTGTAAGTGTATTACATATATGCACAATactgttcaaacatttggggtcagtatttcTTTTCAGTAAGTGGCAGTAAAGCGCttacattattacaatgttttatttcaaatacattttaaactttctattcatcaaagaatccacaAAAAAGTATcaccatttccacaaaaaaataaaaattaagcagcacaactgttttcacaTGAGCATATTATAAAGATTTCTCAAAGATCacgcgacactgaagactggagtaataggtGCGTTCGACTTAAGGCAGCGGTGCGCAGATCGATCAAATtctgacttgaagcagtgcatgccggttagaaattTTGTCCGACTTGAGATGGCGCCGACACCACGTGactgtcacgtgtggcatcaaagtGCCTCGAGAGCGTTTCGAGAGCAGCAGCCTCCAGAGCGACTGCAGGAGCGCTGATGACTACACAGCTGTTTCACTATTGGCCAGATTCACCGCATGACAATGATCACGTGTGTTTCGGGTTTATTCTAACCTTTTCAATTCCAATAATGCTCACAAATCTGAGTTTTTATGAACAGcaaaagctttttattcattttttttttttttttactgtagtcaCAATTATATTGAGTCCTGTTtatcaaaaacactgataaaagcataTGATTATgctgaactttattcttgaacagaaggcgctgtattaagcagtatataaaaagttttCTGTTGCTCATAAAAACGTTTCTAAAacgtctgtgtatttgacaaatacTGCATTTTATTCCCTTCATCTGTGATAGAGTATGCAAGCACTGCGTGAGCATCACTAACAGGAGCAGAACATGTCCGTTTTCAACTCCGCCCCTGACTGCAAGCGGCTGCTCTCGTTGATCGCCGTCTGTAGCCGTGTTTCAAGTCTAACGCGCCTAATGACTGctgagaattcagctttgcttcacaggaatgcattacattttaaaatatattaagacagaaaacaaattattttaaattgtaaaaaatatttcacaatactactgtttttactgtatttttgatcaaacatcaaaatactgctttggtgagcataataaacttctctctctctctctctctctctatatatatatatatgaagagttcatttgcaaaaaccgataaacgCCACTTTCAAAAAATTGCCATGCATTATTCTCATATAGCGCGATCTGAACCCCAAACACATTGTGTCAAAAAAGCCGGTATTGTCCACTTTGAAGGCATCGCGAGTTCACGTCTTACTGCAGAAGCAGACAAGCACTCTGAGGCGCGTTAGACTTGAAACACGGCTACAGACGGCGATCAACGAGAGCAGCCGCTTGCAGTCAGGGGCGGAGTTGAAAACGGACATGTTCTGCTCCTGTTAGTGATGCTCACGCAGTGCTTGCATACTCTATCACAGATGAAGGGAATAAAATGCAGgatttgtcaaatacacagacgtTTCAGAAGCGCTTttatgagcaacagaaacactttttatatactgcttaatacagcgccgtctgttcaagaataaagttcaacgtaaacatataggcctactatttaaattttaataaagtggGGGTATATGCTTTCATCAGTGTTTTATGATACACATGACTCAATATAACATTGCGACTACAGTAATagcttttactgttctaaaaacacAGATGTTAGAAACAGGTCATTGTTGTCCTGGTGCATTTGGCCAATCCTGAAACAGCTGTGTCACCATCAGCGCTCCTGCAgtcgctctggagaaactgcggCGAGTCAGCCAGCTGCTCTCCAAacctctcgcggtactttgatgccacacgtgacagtgacgtggcgtcggcgccggttcaagtcggactaaatttctaaccggcatgcactgcttcaagtcagccGCCGATCGTTCTGCGCAGTGCTGCATGAAGTCGAACGCACCTATTGTTTGTGAACAGAAGCCGATAAGTCCATTCTAGCGAATCAGCgcgctgtattcaggtcaggtgacaactttcactttgaaaagaccTGCTAGCTGAGAAGAGTTTcgtcaaagctgactaaaagtgatcgaGGATGGATAATTTCGGCGAATTTGATGAACCCGTTATATCTTCTTCAGGgcgtaaaaggaaaataaaagctgaaacgttTTCACGGTGCCTTGCAAAAGCAGCACATTACAATGGTGAGGGAAAGCTCCGTGTATTGCGTGTAATCACATACAGTctatgatcacaacaacaacaacaacaacgtttgTCATATAAAGAgattaatttacaaaatttaaacaagtgtttttttaaattctaaaacaTGAAATCTGCTTTTGCCAAAAAAGGACTTTGAGTTATTtgcttttgctataaaacaaagttatcggtttttgcaaatgaacccttcacacacacacacacacacacacacacacacatatatatatatatatttaaatattaataaataaacctacatttggagaaaaaataaataaataaaaacacacgcacAACCTCTTCAGCATTATTCAGACAGGGCAGGTTTACCCTGAGGAGATTAAGCAAATTCGTCACAGACATACTTTGTGATTGTGTTATTAACATCTGAATTGAACATGTCTCACGCAACCTTTGTAAAAATCAAAGAGCAAATTACCTACCCTGCCGAGCTCAGGGTTCCTCTGAAAAATCTAATTCCGTCTGGATAGGAATGCTTGTCACTGCGGTATGTAACACTTTTCCTCATTTATTATGACATTTGTTGAAATCTGTAACTAAAGCTAAACCTCTTAATGCGCTGCCTGCTGCATTAGCTTGGTGATTTATGTACCTCTGACATCCCATCCAATGTACaaagaaaattaaatcaataaagaGTACCTTAATTGTGTAATATAATTAAAGAGTTCAGTTTAATCAATTATgcatacattataaataattatttcactTATATAaaccttgtttattttaagtccTTCCACTTTGCCCACATCTTGACAAACAGACcttaagccccgttcacaccatgaacgataactataaagataactataaagatgACCCCAAAGGTCAGGGAAGTAGGCTACCTTTTCTTCccaaccaaaatgaaaatgaggctgtgagggatagaaGCAGCCTACAGTGCATTCAAAGGATTGTACAGTGCATTCAACTTTCGGtagacaaaaattaaataaaacagttttgaaatttGTGAATTGTGAAAATTATGTGATTTAGGATCTTTAGTGCTTGCCATTGTAAAGACTGCAAGTCTATCCCTAACAGATAACAGTTTTCATCCTTGTTAAATTCAGCATGACGTCTAATCTAAGGTATATAGACTCTTCAACTCCCAATCAATAATAATTTCTGAGATCCCAATCTCAACCAAATCAGTATATGAAACGCATTGCAGATGTGCAATTAATAACTGTAACTTAAACAGTGTTTTGAAAGTAAACCTTGTCTGAATAgtgctttacatttttttaattatgcaaaTTATTTCAATGCAAGCAGACCACAATCTAacgaaaaataattattttgttttcttaccAGATATGCCATGGTTTGTCCTTAATGCTTTCCAGACACAAGAGCTGGGAGACCTTTACTGCAGACAGTGCATCTCTGAGGTCCATCTTGTTGGCAAAGAAGAGTATAGGTATCCTTCTGTGTTTAATATCTAAGCATGCCCAGAAAAAACATGCATGAGCTTTAGGGTGCTTTTAAAAggaattcacccaaaaatgaagatttactgaaaatgtactcctcctcaggccatccaagatgtagatgagtatGTTTCTTACTAACATGCAGCTTTCTGCTTTACAACATGTTAACTGATaaactggagtcatgtggattattgtgatgtgtttatcagctctttggactctcattctgacggcacccattcactgctaaGGATCCAGTGGTAAGAAAgagatgcaatgctaaatttcaccaaatctgttcccatgaaagAACAAACTCGTCAACATCTTGGAAGCCCTgtgggtgagtacattttcagcaaattttcatttttgggtgcactatTGCTTTAATTTAGATCTAACTGAAAATGATGACTAATACAGAGATTACTGAAAAATGTACCAGGGTGATTCAAAAGGGTATCCAATTCTTCTTTTGCCACCACCATTCTTAGTTTATCACCACTGTCAATCACAAATATGACGGCCTGACCCTCCCTGAAAACAACATAACAAGgataaacacaaaaaacacagatcGATTCTAAAGTAACGTTAGGTGATGGCACTCCATTAGCTCAGTAAACACACTCAGATAAGCCTACATCAGAGAAACTCACTTGTAATAGTGCTCCCACAGATTTCTATATCTGCCCTGCCCTGACATGT
The genomic region above belongs to Onychostoma macrolepis isolate SWU-2019 chromosome 01, ASM1243209v1, whole genome shotgun sequence and contains:
- the arl6 gene encoding LOW QUALITY PROTEIN: ADP-ribosylation factor-like protein 6 (The sequence of the model RefSeq protein was modified relative to this genomic sequence to represent the inferred CDS: inserted 1 base in 1 codon); its protein translation is MGLFDKLAGWLGLKKKEVNVLCLGLDNSGXTTIINQLKPSNAQAQDIVPTIGFSIEKFKTSSLSFTVFDMSGQGRYRNLWEHYYKEGQAVIFVIDSGDKLRMVVAKEELDTLLNHPDIKHRRIPILFFANKMDLRDALSAVKVSQLLCLESIKDKPWHICASDAVKGEGLQEGVDWLQDQIRAMKT